One part of the Thiothrix nivea DSM 5205 genome encodes these proteins:
- the hfq gene encoding RNA chaperone Hfq: protein MSKGHTLQEPFLNALRKERIPVSIYLVNGIKLQGHVGSFDQFVVLLDNTVSQLVYKHAISTIVPARPIKLALAPE from the coding sequence ATGTCGAAAGGGCACACTTTACAAGAACCCTTCCTTAATGCTCTGAGAAAGGAACGGATTCCTGTCTCCATTTACCTGGTCAACGGCATCAAATTGCAAGGTCATGTTGGGTCATTTGACCAATTTGTTGTCTTGTTGGATAACACTGTCAGCCAACTGGTTTATAAGCACGCCATTTCCACCATCGTGCCAGCGCGCCCGATCAAACTGGCGCTTGCTCCTGAATAA
- the mutL gene encoding DNA mismatch repair endonuclease MutL gives MPIRQLPAHLINQIAAGEVVERPASVVKELLENALDAGATRIEVDIEQGGGKRIRIRDNGCGIPKTELALALSRHATSKIASLDDLEQVRSLGFRGEALPSIASVSRLILSSRHQDADQGWQLYGDGQEVFGEPEPVAHTNGTTIDVTDLFFNTPARRKFLKTEKTEFGHIEDMLRKIALSRFDVGFELNHNQKNTLRLRPTDDRSGAERRIADICGSAFAEQSLYLDYEAAGLRLWGWVGLPTFSRSQADLQHFYVNGRNVRDRLITHAVKQAYQDVMYHGRHPAFVLFLELNPQLVDVNAHPTKQEVRFREGRLVHDFLFRTLHQALADIRPGDESGAPAQLPVQAPDTPPDPPPQGRKEQEPTPYRPTYQAQHQQRLQMPVREQMGIYQQLYQPVEPPITAPAPLAGEGEANGLPPLGYAIAQLHGIYILAQNQAGLVVVDMHAAHERITYEHLKQSMAEDAIRSQPLLVPTSLNVSKKEADYAEQHADAFHALGFELDRLGLEKLTIRAVPSLLKESDTEALVRDVLADLITHGGSQRIQNAMNEILATMACHSSVRANRRLSTPEMNALLRDMERTERSGQCNHGRPTWTQMSLDQIDKLFLRGR, from the coding sequence ATGCCGATCCGCCAGCTTCCTGCCCACCTGATCAATCAGATTGCTGCTGGCGAGGTCGTTGAACGTCCCGCCTCGGTGGTAAAGGAACTGCTGGAAAACGCCCTCGATGCCGGGGCCACCCGCATCGAGGTCGACATTGAACAAGGCGGCGGCAAACGCATCCGCATCCGTGACAACGGTTGCGGCATCCCCAAAACGGAACTGGCGTTGGCGCTCAGCCGCCACGCCACCAGCAAAATCGCCAGCCTCGACGACCTGGAACAAGTGCGCAGCCTGGGTTTCCGCGGCGAAGCCCTGCCCAGCATTGCCTCAGTTTCCCGCCTAATCCTCAGCTCCCGCCACCAGGACGCCGACCAAGGCTGGCAACTGTATGGCGATGGCCAGGAAGTTTTCGGCGAGCCGGAACCCGTCGCCCACACCAACGGCACAACAATCGACGTTACCGACCTGTTCTTCAACACCCCTGCGCGACGCAAGTTCCTGAAAACGGAAAAAACCGAATTTGGGCATATCGAAGACATGCTGCGTAAAATCGCCCTCAGCCGCTTTGATGTCGGGTTTGAACTCAACCATAACCAGAAAAACACCCTGCGCCTGCGCCCGACGGATGACCGTAGCGGTGCGGAACGCCGCATCGCGGACATCTGCGGCAGCGCTTTCGCCGAACAGAGCCTGTACCTGGATTATGAAGCTGCCGGATTGCGCCTGTGGGGCTGGGTTGGCCTGCCCACCTTTTCGCGCTCCCAGGCCGATTTGCAGCATTTCTACGTCAATGGGCGCAACGTGCGCGACCGGCTGATCACCCACGCAGTAAAACAGGCGTATCAGGATGTGATGTACCACGGGCGGCATCCCGCTTTCGTACTGTTTCTGGAGCTGAACCCGCAACTGGTGGATGTGAATGCACACCCAACCAAACAGGAAGTGCGGTTTCGGGAAGGGCGGCTGGTGCACGACTTCCTGTTCCGCACACTGCATCAGGCATTGGCAGATATTCGGCCTGGGGATGAAAGCGGTGCACCTGCGCAACTGCCGGTGCAAGCACCGGATACCCCCCCCGACCCTCCCCCGCAAGGGAGGAAGGAGCAAGAACCCACGCCGTATCGGCCAACATACCAAGCACAACATCAACAACGTTTGCAGATGCCCGTGCGGGAACAAATGGGTATTTACCAACAATTATATCAACCTGTTGAGCCTCCCATAACAGCCCCCGCGCCCCTTGCGGGAGAGGGGGAGGCCAATGGCCTTCCTCCCCTCGGCTATGCCATCGCCCAATTACACGGCATCTACATCCTCGCCCAGAACCAAGCCGGATTGGTCGTGGTAGACATGCACGCCGCCCATGAGCGCATCACCTACGAACACCTCAAACAGAGCATGGCTGAAGACGCCATCCGCTCACAGCCGCTGCTGGTTCCAACCAGCCTGAATGTCAGCAAAAAGGAAGCAGATTACGCCGAACAGCACGCTGACGCCTTCCACGCCCTCGGCTTTGAGCTTGACCGGCTGGGGCTGGAAAAGCTCACCATTCGCGCCGTTCCCAGCCTACTGAAAGAATCGGATACGGAAGCACTGGTACGCGACGTGCTAGCCGACCTCATCACCCACGGTGGCAGCCAGCGTATCCAGAACGCCATGAACGAAATCCTTGCCACCATGGCCTGCCACAGCTCGGTACGCGCCAACCGCAGGCTCAGCACCCCAGAAATGAACGCCCTGTTGCGCGACATGGAACGCACCGAACGCAGCGGACAATGCAACCATGGCCGCCCGACCTGGACGCAGATGTCCCTCGACCAGATTGACAAGCTGTTTCTGCGGGGGCGGTGA
- a CDS encoding ABC transporter permease, with protein MLLADYLHLATTSIRFSRMRSFLTALGIAVGIAAVVLLTALGGGMQQYILQQFTQFGSNIIAINPGKSTTLGISGALFSSVRPLSIDDAEALRRIQGVETAVPVVQGNSPLEAGNRTRWTTVLGVNHDMPQTFRLYVATGRFLPDDSTQQARNLAVIGAKIQAELFPDTNPLGQRIRIGQERFRVIGVMESKGQILGFDMDDTVYIPVARAMALFNREGLMEIDLLYKSGADEKQILKQVKTTLTQRHGSEDVTITSQTDMLKTLGSILNILKAVVAGIGSISLLVGGVGILTIMSIAVNERTGEIGLLRALGASRQQVTHLFLLEAATLAGLGGIAGMLAGLGVTWLLHAFIPAMPVQIDWSYVLLAESVAVVTGLAAGFAPARRASGLPPVEALRNK; from the coding sequence ATGCTGCTGGCCGATTACCTGCACCTTGCCACCACCAGCATCCGTTTCAGCCGGATGCGCAGCTTCCTGACCGCGCTGGGCATTGCGGTGGGGATTGCCGCCGTGGTACTGCTGACCGCACTGGGCGGGGGGATGCAGCAATACATCCTGCAACAGTTCACCCAGTTCGGTTCCAATATCATCGCCATCAACCCCGGCAAAAGCACCACCCTGGGGATTTCCGGCGCGCTGTTCAGCAGCGTGCGCCCACTTTCCATTGATGACGCCGAGGCGCTGCGGCGGATTCAGGGCGTGGAAACCGCCGTGCCGGTGGTGCAGGGCAATTCCCCGCTGGAAGCAGGTAACCGCACCCGCTGGACGACCGTGCTCGGCGTTAACCACGACATGCCGCAAACATTTCGGCTGTATGTGGCCACCGGGCGTTTCCTGCCGGATGATTCCACCCAACAGGCGCGCAACCTGGCGGTTATTGGCGCAAAAATACAGGCGGAACTGTTCCCCGACACCAACCCACTGGGGCAACGCATCCGTATCGGGCAGGAACGTTTCCGCGTGATTGGTGTGATGGAATCCAAGGGGCAGATACTGGGTTTTGACATGGACGACACTGTCTACATCCCGGTAGCGCGCGCCATGGCGCTGTTCAACCGTGAAGGGCTGATGGAAATCGACCTGCTCTACAAAAGCGGGGCTGATGAAAAGCAAATCCTCAAACAGGTGAAAACCACCCTCACCCAACGGCATGGGTCGGAAGACGTGACCATCACTAGCCAGACCGACATGCTGAAAACGCTGGGTTCTATCTTGAACATCCTCAAGGCAGTGGTGGCGGGCATTGGCAGCATTTCCCTGCTGGTGGGCGGGGTTGGCATCCTCACCATCATGAGCATTGCGGTGAATGAGCGTACCGGCGAAATTGGCCTGTTGCGCGCCTTGGGTGCTTCACGCCAACAGGTGACGCACCTATTCCTGCTGGAAGCGGCGACACTGGCGGGGCTAGGTGGTATCGCCGGGATGCTGGCCGGACTCGGGGTTACCTGGCTGTTACACGCTTTTATCCCGGCGATGCCTGTACAAATCGACTGGTCATACGTTTTGCTGGCCGAATCCGTGGCCGTGGTTACTGGACTGGCTGCGGGTTTTGCCCCGGCACGGCGTGCTTCGGGGCTACCCCCGGTGGAAGCATTGCGCAATAAATGA
- a CDS encoding DUF3108 domain-containing protein: MKYPLLALGLLLLANGAEAAPQAFQANYTVTAKGMNVGTMAANLSYTGNTYTYQKLTKANGLAALLSGDTLTERSTGSKNGENLIPTHYLNHHKNKRKDKKDELDFTSPTHVSGTFAGDAYTMDVPKGTLDAATLELYLMDALAANQPLAYKVVSHGKLQDYRFRKLGKETIKVPAGSYECETVEVVHKSGERQTTLWLAPELNYAIVQVSHTEDGDLIETRLSSYQPR; this comes from the coding sequence ATGAAATATCCACTACTGGCGCTTGGTTTATTGCTGCTGGCGAATGGCGCGGAAGCAGCCCCGCAGGCATTCCAGGCCAACTATACCGTCACAGCCAAAGGCATGAACGTGGGCACGATGGCGGCCAATCTCAGCTATACCGGCAACACCTACACCTACCAGAAACTGACCAAGGCCAACGGGCTGGCGGCGCTCCTCAGTGGCGACACCCTGACCGAACGCAGCACCGGCAGCAAAAACGGCGAAAACCTGATCCCGACGCATTACCTGAACCACCACAAAAACAAGCGTAAGGATAAAAAGGACGAACTCGATTTCACCTCCCCCACCCACGTCAGCGGAACATTCGCGGGCGACGCCTATACCATGGATGTTCCCAAAGGCACGCTGGACGCCGCCACGCTGGAGCTGTACCTGATGGATGCGCTGGCCGCCAACCAGCCACTGGCCTACAAAGTGGTCAGCCACGGCAAGTTGCAGGATTACCGCTTCCGCAAACTGGGCAAGGAAACCATCAAGGTGCCGGCAGGCAGCTATGAATGCGAAACGGTCGAAGTCGTCCATAAAAGCGGCGAACGCCAGACCACCCTGTGGCTTGCACCTGAGCTGAATTACGCCATCGTGCAGGTCAGCCATACTGAAGACGGCGACCTGATCGAAACCCGCCTGAGCAGTTACCAGCCCCGCTAA
- the trxA gene encoding thioredoxin TrxA yields MSDNIMQLSDATFEQEVLKSGTPVLVDYWAEWCGPCKMIAPILEEIATDFAGKLKVAKLNIDENPGIPPRYGIRGIPTLMLFKNGAVEATKVGALSKSQLTAFLNQSL; encoded by the coding sequence GTGAGTGACAATATTATGCAACTTTCCGATGCCACCTTTGAACAAGAGGTGCTGAAATCCGGTACACCCGTGCTGGTTGACTACTGGGCGGAATGGTGCGGCCCATGCAAGATGATTGCGCCAATACTGGAGGAAATTGCCACCGATTTTGCGGGCAAGCTGAAGGTCGCCAAACTGAATATTGACGAAAACCCAGGGATTCCTCCCCGTTACGGCATCCGTGGCATTCCTACCCTGATGCTGTTCAAGAATGGGGCGGTGGAAGCCACCAAGGTGGGGGCATTGTCCAAATCCCAATTGACTGCGTTTCTCAACCAGAGTCTGTAA
- the miaA gene encoding tRNA (adenosine(37)-N6)-dimethylallyltransferase MiaA, with translation MDKAICIMGPTGTGKTDLAVELRKHFPIEIISVDSALVYKGMDIGSAKPDAMTLAQAPHHLIDFLDPSQPYSAADFREDALREMADITTRGRIPLLVGGTMLYFRALEYGLSQLPQADPAIRTRLEAEAAAQGWQALHDRLAQLDPAAAARIHPNDPQRLQRALEVYELTGKPMTELQQAAWHDACPYKLLKIALIPENRAWLHARLAQRFEQMLERGVVEEVRKLFARGDLDTHQPAIRAVGYRQIWGYLINEMDYNQMRDRAIVATRQLAKRQMTWLRSEKDIIAYDPQELHLSSVINNVSTFIGG, from the coding sequence ATGGATAAAGCCATATGTATCATGGGGCCGACGGGGACTGGCAAGACTGATCTTGCGGTGGAATTGCGCAAACATTTCCCGATCGAGATCATCAGCGTTGACTCCGCCCTGGTGTACAAGGGCATGGACATCGGCAGCGCCAAACCGGATGCCATGACCCTGGCGCAAGCACCCCACCACCTGATTGATTTCCTTGACCCATCCCAGCCCTATTCCGCCGCCGATTTCCGCGAGGATGCCTTGCGTGAAATGGCCGACATTACCACCCGTGGGCGCATTCCCTTGCTGGTAGGTGGCACCATGCTGTATTTCCGCGCCCTGGAATACGGCTTGTCGCAACTGCCACAGGCTGACCCCGCCATCCGCACCCGCCTGGAAGCCGAAGCTGCCGCACAAGGCTGGCAAGCCCTGCACGACCGGTTGGCGCAACTGGATCCAGCAGCAGCAGCACGCATCCACCCCAATGACCCGCAACGCCTGCAACGCGCGCTGGAAGTGTACGAACTGACCGGCAAGCCCATGACCGAACTGCAACAGGCTGCCTGGCATGACGCCTGCCCGTATAAATTGCTCAAGATCGCCCTGATACCAGAAAATCGTGCCTGGTTACATGCACGCCTGGCACAACGCTTCGAGCAAATGCTGGAACGAGGTGTAGTGGAAGAAGTGCGGAAACTGTTTGCCCGTGGCGACCTCGACACCCACCAGCCCGCCATCCGCGCAGTAGGCTACCGGCAAATATGGGGCTATTTAATTAACGAAATGGACTATAATCAGATGCGCGATCGTGCTATTGTCGCAACACGGCAGCTTGCCAAGCGTCAGATGACGTGGTTACGTTCCGAAAAGGACATTATTGCTTACGATCCCCAGGAACTCCACCTTTCATCGGTCATCAACAACGTTTCAACGTTTATTGGCGGATGA
- a CDS encoding ABC transporter permease, producing MKAQDTLHFSYQALRAYPGRTALILLAMCISVAAIILLTSLGEGARLYVIGQFQGLGSNLLLVMPGRTETTGSAPPMLGTTRDLTLDDALALQRSTAIKDVAPIIFGAAPVSFEAREREVSIMGSTPALLNARQLELAIGRPLPDTDPRIATAVCVLGETVWKELFANRNALGKWVRIGAARFRVIGVMADKGQSLGSNINDMVIIPVASARNLFNQPSLFQIVVTAESRELLQQAKKDIETILRQRHDGEDDVTVITQDSLIGTFDNILSSLTWALGGIAAISLVVAGILIMNVMLVAVSQRKAEIGLLKALGAPTTQVLRLFLTEATLLAAAGGAIGLLLGLGGVVALNQAVPEFTAQPPLWALIASVVITFITGLLFGSIPARQAARLDPVAALSGR from the coding sequence ATGAAAGCGCAAGACACCCTCCATTTCAGCTACCAGGCATTGCGCGCCTACCCGGGCCGCACTGCCCTGATCCTGCTGGCGATGTGCATCAGTGTGGCCGCCATTATCCTGCTGACCTCACTGGGGGAAGGCGCACGCCTGTATGTCATCGGCCAGTTTCAGGGGCTGGGTTCCAACCTGCTGCTGGTGATGCCGGGGCGTACCGAAACCACGGGTTCAGCCCCACCGATGCTGGGCACAACCCGTGACCTGACGCTGGACGACGCTCTCGCCCTGCAACGTAGCACCGCAATCAAGGATGTCGCCCCGATCATTTTCGGCGCTGCCCCCGTCTCATTTGAAGCACGGGAACGCGAAGTCAGCATCATGGGTTCCACCCCTGCCCTGCTCAACGCCCGCCAGCTTGAACTGGCCATAGGTCGCCCGTTGCCCGATACCGACCCGCGCATTGCCACTGCCGTCTGCGTACTGGGGGAAACGGTGTGGAAGGAACTGTTCGCCAACCGCAACGCACTGGGTAAATGGGTACGGATCGGCGCGGCGCGTTTCCGCGTGATTGGGGTGATGGCTGACAAGGGGCAGTCGCTCGGCTCCAACATCAATGACATGGTGATCATCCCGGTCGCCAGCGCCCGCAACCTGTTCAACCAGCCATCGCTGTTCCAGATCGTGGTGACAGCGGAAAGCCGCGAACTGTTGCAACAGGCCAAAAAGGACATTGAAACCATCCTGCGCCAGCGGCATGACGGCGAAGATGATGTCACCGTGATCACCCAGGATTCCCTGATCGGCACTTTCGACAACATCCTTTCCTCCCTCACCTGGGCGCTGGGCGGAATCGCCGCCATCAGCTTGGTAGTGGCGGGCATCCTGATCATGAATGTGATGCTGGTCGCGGTCAGCCAGCGCAAGGCGGAAATCGGCCTGCTCAAGGCGCTGGGCGCACCCACCACCCAGGTGCTGCGCCTTTTCCTGACGGAAGCCACCCTGCTGGCGGCAGCGGGCGGCGCGATTGGCCTGCTGCTGGGGTTGGGCGGGGTGGTGGCGCTGAACCAGGCAGTACCAGAATTCACCGCCCAACCGCCACTGTGGGCACTGATTGCTTCGGTCGTGATCACCTTTATCACCGGATTACTGTTCGGCAGCATTCCGGCACGGCAGGCGGCACGGCTTGACCCCGTTGCAGCACTGTCGGGGAGGTGA
- the hflX gene encoding ribosome rescue GTPase HflX — protein sequence MELFERPGGGERAVLVQISFNAAKSPQDEKEFVELAYSAGAQLVGFVAGSRQSPDPRYFIGEGKAEEIRLLLNAKDANLAIFDHSLSPAQERNLEKRLQCRVLDRTGLILDIFAQRARSHEGKLQVELAQLKHLSTRLVRGWTHLERQKGGIGLRGPGETQLETDRRLIGERIKQINKRLEKVQNQREQGRQARKKAEIPTVSLVGYTNAGKSTLFNALTEAEVYAADQLFATLDPTLRKVQLPNQQETILADTVGFIRHLPHDLVAAFRSTLQETIDADLLLHVIDSHDEQLELYREQVNKVIAEIGAENVPQIEVMNKIDLGGQTPHVEEGNGITPTRIYVSAQKQSGLDILLEYLGNYFAGQMFRGELNIPPLHARLRARLYADKAIQQESITDEGNFRLKVAIDQRRLNQYLHEEGLLLTDL from the coding sequence TTGGAACTGTTTGAACGTCCTGGGGGCGGCGAGCGCGCAGTCTTGGTTCAAATCAGTTTCAATGCGGCAAAATCCCCGCAAGACGAAAAGGAATTTGTCGAACTGGCATATTCGGCGGGCGCGCAGCTTGTCGGTTTTGTCGCAGGTTCACGCCAGAGTCCCGACCCCCGCTATTTCATTGGCGAAGGCAAAGCAGAGGAAATTCGCCTCCTGCTGAATGCCAAAGATGCCAATCTGGCCATTTTCGACCATTCCCTTTCGCCCGCGCAGGAACGTAATCTGGAAAAGCGGCTGCAATGCCGCGTTCTGGATCGTACCGGCCTGATCCTCGACATTTTCGCCCAACGCGCCCGCAGCCATGAAGGCAAGTTGCAGGTGGAACTCGCCCAGCTGAAACACCTGTCAACCCGCCTGGTGCGCGGCTGGACTCACCTTGAGCGCCAGAAAGGTGGGATCGGCCTGCGCGGCCCTGGCGAAACCCAGCTGGAAACCGACCGCCGCCTGATCGGTGAACGCATCAAGCAGATCAACAAACGCCTGGAAAAGGTCCAGAACCAGCGCGAACAAGGTCGGCAAGCGCGTAAAAAAGCCGAAATCCCCACTGTTTCGCTGGTTGGCTACACCAATGCAGGTAAATCCACCCTGTTCAACGCACTGACCGAAGCGGAAGTCTACGCTGCCGATCAGTTGTTCGCCACGCTTGACCCCACCCTGCGCAAGGTACAACTACCCAACCAGCAGGAAACCATCCTTGCGGACACAGTAGGTTTTATCCGCCACCTACCACACGACCTGGTGGCCGCCTTCCGTTCCACCTTGCAGGAAACCATCGACGCCGACCTGCTGCTACACGTCATCGACAGCCACGACGAACAGCTGGAGCTTTACCGCGAGCAAGTCAACAAGGTCATTGCCGAAATCGGCGCAGAAAACGTGCCACAGATCGAAGTGATGAACAAGATTGATCTCGGCGGGCAAACCCCGCACGTAGAAGAAGGCAACGGCATCACCCCCACCCGCATTTACGTTTCCGCGCAAAAGCAGTCGGGGTTGGATATACTGCTGGAATATCTCGGCAATTATTTCGCCGGGCAAATGTTCCGTGGTGAGTTGAACATCCCGCCACTGCACGCCCGCTTACGTGCCCGCCTGTATGCCGACAAGGCTATCCAGCAGGAAAGTATTACGGATGAAGGTAATTTCCGCCTAAAAGTGGCGATTGACCAGCGGCGGCTGAATCAGTATCTGCACGAAGAAGGCTTGTTGTTGACAGATCTGTAA
- the rho gene encoding transcription termination factor Rho — MNLSELKKKSAAEVFDMAQALGIESVSRTRKQDIIFALLKATAQNGEDIYADGVLEILQDGFGFLRSQDSSYLAGADDIYVSPSQIRRFGLRTGDTIAGKIRPPKDNERYFALLKVDTINYEPPESARNKIAFENLTPLHPDERMRMERGNGSREDITARVIDIVAPYGKGQRGLIIAPPKAGKTIMLQNIAQSIASNYPESYLIVLLIDERPEEVTEMSRMVQGEVVSSTFDEPASRHVQVAEMVIEKAKRLVEHKRDVVILLDSITRLARAYNTVVPSSGKVLTGGVDANALHRPKRFFGAARNIEEGGSLTIIATALIDTGSKMDEVIYEEFKGTGNMEVHLDRRISEKRVFPAININRSGTRREELLTTQDELQTLWVLRKFLHGMDDLEAMELLFDKLSKTKTNSEFFDVMRRG; from the coding sequence ATGAACCTGTCTGAATTAAAAAAGAAATCTGCCGCCGAAGTCTTTGATATGGCGCAGGCACTGGGTATCGAAAGCGTTTCCCGTACCCGCAAGCAAGACATTATTTTCGCACTGCTGAAAGCCACCGCCCAAAATGGCGAAGACATTTATGCCGATGGTGTACTGGAAATCCTCCAGGACGGTTTCGGTTTCCTGCGTTCCCAGGACTCCAGCTACCTCGCGGGTGCTGACGACATCTACGTTTCCCCTAGCCAGATCCGCCGTTTCGGGCTGCGCACGGGCGACACCATTGCTGGCAAAATTCGCCCGCCCAAGGATAACGAGCGTTATTTCGCCCTGCTGAAAGTTGACACCATCAACTACGAGCCGCCCGAAAGCGCCCGCAACAAGATTGCGTTTGAAAACCTGACGCCGTTGCACCCCGATGAGCGTATGCGCATGGAGCGCGGCAACGGCAGCCGTGAAGACATTACCGCCCGTGTCATTGACATCGTTGCCCCTTATGGTAAAGGCCAGCGCGGCCTGATTATTGCGCCGCCCAAGGCCGGTAAGACCATCATGCTGCAAAACATTGCGCAGAGTATTGCTTCCAATTACCCCGAGAGTTACCTGATCGTCTTGCTGATTGACGAACGCCCGGAAGAGGTTACGGAAATGTCGCGTATGGTGCAGGGCGAAGTGGTTTCCTCCACTTTCGACGAACCGGCTTCGCGCCATGTGCAGGTGGCTGAAATGGTCATCGAAAAGGCCAAGCGTCTGGTTGAACACAAGCGTGATGTAGTCATTCTGCTGGATTCCATTACCCGTCTGGCGCGCGCCTACAACACTGTCGTGCCCTCATCCGGCAAGGTGCTGACCGGTGGTGTGGATGCGAATGCCCTGCATCGCCCCAAACGTTTCTTCGGTGCGGCCCGTAACATCGAGGAAGGCGGTAGCCTGACCATCATCGCCACCGCACTGATTGACACCGGTTCCAAGATGGACGAGGTTATCTACGAAGAATTCAAGGGAACCGGCAATATGGAAGTCCATCTGGATCGCCGCATTTCCGAGAAGCGCGTGTTCCCGGCCATCAATATCAACCGTTCCGGTACGCGCCGTGAAGAGTTGCTCACCACCCAGGACGAGCTGCAAACCTTGTGGGTACTGCGCAAGTTCCTGCATGGCATGGACGACCTGGAAGCGATGGAACTGCTGTTCGATAAGCTTTCCAAGACCAAGACCAACAGCGAATTCTTCGACGTGATGCGTCGGGGATGA